From the Manis pentadactyla isolate mManPen7 chromosome 7, mManPen7.hap1, whole genome shotgun sequence genome, one window contains:
- the TMEM213 gene encoding transmembrane protein 213, whose product MAQNAQHTSAGMVQTDASLCSTKHRASAPRAALVLSLIFASFRLACLAEANSSESSSLAAHHQDHGTLEQCPNVDFCPQAARCCHAGVDEYGWIAAAVGWSLWFLTLILLCVDKLMKLSPDEPKDLAA is encoded by the exons ATGGCACAGAACGCCCAGCACACCTCTGCGGGGATGGTGCAGACAGACGCCTCCCTCTGCAGCACGAAACACCGAGCCTCTGCACCCCGGGCTGCCCTGGTCCTCAGCCTGATCTTTGCCTCCTTCCGCTTGGCTTGCTTGGCAG AAGCAAACAGCAGCGAAAGCTCATCCTTGGCCGCCCACCACCAAGACCATGGGACCCTGGAGCAGTGCCCCA ATGTTGACTTCTGCCCGCAAGCAGCCCGATGTTGCCACGCGGGAGTGGATGAATACGGCTGGATCGCGGCCGCCGTTGGCTGGAGTCTGTGGTTTCTCACCCTCATCCTGCTCTGCGTGGATAAACTGATGAAGCTCTCTCCAGATGAGCCCAAGGATTTAGCAGCATGA